The following coding sequences are from one Oncorhynchus clarkii lewisi isolate Uvic-CL-2024 chromosome 20, UVic_Ocla_1.0, whole genome shotgun sequence window:
- the LOC139376273 gene encoding uncharacterized protein isoform X1, with product MDSFRRFQDDDYRNWIKTTMGLNCLKTQLGGFLEHETETYHDQLRNKVNANKGDLCTTQCNLKKWMPRPKQVPQVCEVCVPWRDEIWANHSCKGGQVYWNNSKPYLWPTKKWEVAKVYMPRGNMDHTAVDQFDISAFLNLMSQCSYFSKFVKPKTLITQVTNVRNQVMHSADFRVEKRELESYLGRIKDLGQALKTHYPKFSELTEEIEQLQNTDFSFIMSCVGKKIALAADKIPESMLKLQNFLSLEQQILKEKLECLSQRYEEDRETALTLEELQCVRVFLEGNNDLQESLAPQWERLTEVQERVDTLTVRVDTLERNTRTHDPEFSTDILKYKNHLYEEARRQGWPEPVFSEIKEALGYRGRVQVRGQTFEGVQVCPKSKTAHQEVAKLALSQLAKDSASLSELANDTEEGEASSSQTDQPQSLSCTGPVFFGSVTVVLKTDITSGEGHSGMTEAVQSAYKKLALLLDLPESASSYKDVVLEHCHTRDVPPPEEAVQSDAEEKTYQCTLRFTGPITFYVPEGSSKKKQACQQAAKVALQRLSGVLGSKEVMGGNYVSTLKELLEAQTPQLDKPAYDVTDRGRGAGEVTERGGGVEERGGVTSGGGIGKKEKGVGSSEGEGCPHLPLAPMIHSVQPPESQVVPVSLMETLVTMNPMATTVTMVAMHTTAPINTTITMETQGGGASESDPNQATPTLPEESSVSSDGRGFVMCVAVRVQKDLDPHEASSREEALQAAYCSLLQGLSLGPPPTAGGEKQSVLEFFRRTKCDPPVEDCVTTMEGKHRCALRIVGELTFHSTEAAPKKQQAEHCAAKEALRRLNGVLSGVLGGDIGRAGPNYKGKLQELLVKHGGGAKPEYKNTEANKIRTGAAASQMTGETAAVGTTLQGDKLSVTTETTPDDSGPPPSKRSAGGEMEEIRRCLALWSLQPPCVVCEDVSVEQLCEWMVEVRLDRHAFRNQTLFSSKKEAIRWSCHSLGTAGDIFQPGTDESKSTAVVKTFFLQRSFPLPVEEVAEPEKGRFCCNLKDITCVFTYRGEGSSEAAACQSAYQRALSRLAPFIGYCGPVAPPSSTADAKQRLSNLLEGTALTSVNSALSETQYRISAQLRFSGYSMETEGQDSRKATRAQLSQRLLGLLGEDEMDSTASVRNVLDEWFAKKGLEKPGFEYTNDKFGTKVTFSAPLICSYKEWQASREKAKKKLIDELQRRVKYFCDGSTN from the exons ATGGACTCATTCAGACGGTTTCAGGATGACGACTATAGAAACTGGATTAAAACGACCATGGGTCTGAATTGTCTTAAAACGCAACTAGGAGGATTCCTGGAACACGAAACCGAAACGTACCACGATCAACTCCGAAACAAAGTAAACGCAAACAAAGGCGATCTATGTACAACACAATGTAACCTGAAGAAATGGATGCCCAGGCCAAAGCAG GTTCCTCAAGTGTGTGAAGTGTGCGTGCCATGGAGAGATGAGATCTGGGCCAACCATTCATGTAAAGGCGGACAGGTCTACTGGAATAACTCCAAGCCGTACCTGTGGCCTACGAAGAAATGGGAGGTAGCCAAG gtctACATGCCCCGTGGAAATATGGACCACACCGCTGTGGACCAATTTGACATCTCGGCCTTCCTCAATCTCATGTCCCAATGCAGCTACTTTTCCAAGTTTGTGAAGCCCAAAACTCTTATCACACAG gtGACCAACGTGAGGAACCAGGTGATGCACTCGGCTGACTTCCGGGTGGAGAAGAGGGAGTTAGAATCTTACCTAGGGCGAATCAAAGACCTGGGCCAGGCTCTGAAAACACACTACCCCAAATTCAGTGAGCTGACAGAGGAGAtcgaacag CTCCAGAATACAGACTTCAGTTTTATCATGAGCTGTGTCGGGAAGAAGATTGCACTTGCGGCAGATAAGATCCCAGAGAGCATGCTGAAACTCCAGAACTTTCTGAGTCTGGAACAACAGATACTGAAGGAAAAGTTGGAGTGTCTGTCCCAACGCtatgaagaggacagagagacagcccttact CTGGAGGAGTTGCAGTGTGTGAGGGTGTTTCTGGAGGGGAACAATGACCTGCAGGAGAGCCTGGCGCCACAGtgggagagactgacagaggtgCAGGAAAGAGTGGACACACTCACTGTCAGAGTGGACACACTGGAgaggaacacacgcacacacg ATCCTGAGTTCAGTACTGACATCCTCAAATATAAGAACCATCTGTATGAAGAGGCCAGGAGGCAAGGGTGGCCTGAGCCTGTCTTCTCAGAGATAAAGGAAGCCCTCG GTTACAGGGGTCGTGTGCAGGTGAGAGGTCAGACATTTGAAGGTGTTCAGGTGTGCCCAAAGTCGAAGACAGCGCACCAGGAAGTGGCTAAACTGGCCCTGAGCCAGCTAGCCAAGGACAGTGCTAGCCTGAGTGAGCTAGCCAATGACACAGAGGAGGGAGAGGCATCCAGTAGCCAGACGGACCAACCACAAAGCCTCTCATGCACAG GCCCTGTGTTCTTTGGTAGTGTCACTGTGGTCCTTAAAACTGACATCACCTCTGGAGAGGGGCATTCTGGAATGACAGAGGCTGTTCAGTCTGCCTACAAGAAACTAGCTCTCCTGTTGGATCTACCAGAATCAG CTTCCTCCTATAAGGATGTGGTCCTGGAGCACTGTCATACGCGGGATGTCCCACCCCCAGAGGAGGCTGTCCAATCTGATGCAGAGGAGAAGACCTACCAATGCACTCTTCGATTCACTGGACCAATCACCTTCTATGTCCCAG AGGGTTCCAGCAAAAAGAAACAGGCATGTCAGCAGGCAGCTAAAGTGGCCCTCCAGCGGCTGTCCGGAGTCCTCGGCAGTAAGGAAGTGATGGGAGGGAACTACGTGAGCACCCTGAAAGAGCTGCTGGAGGCTCAGACCCCACAACTGGACAAGCCTGCGTATGATGTCACAGACAGAGGAAGGGGAGCGGGGGAGGTcactgagaggggggggggagtggagGAACGTGGAGGGGTGACAAGTGGGGGGGGGATAGGCAAGAAGGAGAAAGGAGTGGGGTCAAGCGAAGGTGAGGGCTGCCCTCACCTCCCACTAGCTCCCATGATACATAGCGTGCAGCCCCCCGAGAGTCAGGTGGTCCCAGTGTCACTCATGGAAACCTTGGTTACTATGAACCCCATGGCTACCACAGTCACCATGGTTGCCATGCATACCACAGCCCCCATAAATACCACAATTACCATGGAGACCCAGGGGGGAGGGGCCTCAGAGTCAGACCCCAACCAAGCCACACCCACCCTCCCAGAGGAGAGCAGCGTCTCTTCAG ATGGCCGGGGGTTCGTTATGTGTGTGGCGGTACGTGTGCAGAAGGACCTCGACCCACACGAGGCCTCCTCTCGAGAGGAGGCGCTACAGGCAGCCTACTGCAGTCTGCTCCAGGGCCTGTCCCTGGGTCCGCCGCCTACAGCAG GTGGTGAGAAGCAGAGTGTGTTGGAGTTCTTCAGACGGACAAAGTGTGACCCCCCAGTGGAGGACTGTGTAACAACTATGGAGGGAAAGCACAGATGCGCTCTAAGAATCGTAGGCGAGCTCACCTTCCACAGcacag agGCGGCCCCCAAAAAGCAGCAGGCAGAGCATTGCGCCGCTAAGGAGGCCCTGAGGCGTCTGAATGGGGTCCTGAGTGGGGTTTTGGGCGGAGACATCGGCAGAGCGGGTCCAAACTACAAGGGTAAACTCCAGGAGTTGCTGgtcaagcatggaggaggagccaAGCCAGAGTACAAAAATACTGAGGCTAACAAGATCAGAACAGGAGCCG CTGCAAGTCAGATGACCGGGGAAACTGCTGCTGTTGGCACTACTCTACAGGGTGACAAGTTGTCAGTTACCACGGAGACGACACCTGACGATTCCGGCCCGCCTCCGTCTAAGAGATCTgcagggggagagatggaag aaatCCGGCGGTGTCTGGCACTGTGGAGTCTGCAGCCcccgtgtgtggtgtgtgaggaTGTGTCTGTGGAGCAGTTGTGTGAGTGGATGGTGGAGGTCCGACTAGACCGCCACGCCTTCCGGAACCAGACCCTGTTCAGCTCTAAGAAAGAGGCTATCCGCTGGTCCTGCCACAGCCTGGGTACAGCAGGGGATATCTTCCAGCCTGGCACCG aCGAGAGTAAGTCCACGGCGGTGGTGAAGACTTTTTTCCTGCAGCGGTCGTTCCCGTTGCCTGTGGAGGAAGTAGCAGAACCAGAGAAGGGCAGGTTCTGCTGCAATCTCAAAGACATCACCTGTGTCTTCACTTACCGTGGAGAGG GTTCCAGTGAGGCTGCAGCATGTCAGTCGGCCTACCAGAGGGCGCTGTCTCGTCTTGCTCCTTTCATTGGCTACTGTGGTCCTGTGGCCCCACCCAGCAGCACTGCGGATGCGAAGCAAAGGCTCAGCAATCTGTTGGAGGGGACAGCCCTTACATCTGTGAACTCCGCCCTTTCAGAAACTCAGTACAGAATCTCCGCCCAGCTTAGGTTCTCGGG GTACAGCATGGAGACTGAAGGACAGGACAGTAGGAAAGCTACCAGAGCCCAACTCAGCCAGCGCTTACTGGGCCTACTTGGGGAGGATGAGATGG ACTCCACAGCCTCGGTGAGGAACGTTCTAGATGAGTGGTTTGCGAAGAAAGGTCTGGAGAAACCTGGATTTGAGTACACTAATGACAAGTTTGGGACAAAAGTCACCTTCTCTGCCCCTCTCATCTGCTCCTACAAAG AGTGGCAAGCCAGCCGGGAGAAAGCGAAGAAGAAATTAATCGATGAACTGCAGAGGCGGGTCAAATACTTTTGTGACGGAAGCACCAACTGA
- the LOC139376273 gene encoding uncharacterized protein isoform X2 produces the protein MPRGNMDHTAVDQFDISAFLNLMSQCSYFSKFVKPKTLITQVTNVRNQVMHSADFRVEKRELESYLGRIKDLGQALKTHYPKFSELTEEIEQLQNTDFSFIMSCVGKKIALAADKIPESMLKLQNFLSLEQQILKEKLECLSQRYEEDRETALTLEELQCVRVFLEGNNDLQESLAPQWERLTEVQERVDTLTVRVDTLERNTRTHDPEFSTDILKYKNHLYEEARRQGWPEPVFSEIKEALGYRGRVQVRGQTFEGVQVCPKSKTAHQEVAKLALSQLAKDSASLSELANDTEEGEASSSQTDQPQSLSCTGPVFFGSVTVVLKTDITSGEGHSGMTEAVQSAYKKLALLLDLPESASSYKDVVLEHCHTRDVPPPEEAVQSDAEEKTYQCTLRFTGPITFYVPEGSSKKKQACQQAAKVALQRLSGVLGSKEVMGGNYVSTLKELLEAQTPQLDKPAYDVTDRGRGAGEVTERGGGVEERGGVTSGGGIGKKEKGVGSSEGEGCPHLPLAPMIHSVQPPESQVVPVSLMETLVTMNPMATTVTMVAMHTTAPINTTITMETQGGGASESDPNQATPTLPEESSVSSDGRGFVMCVAVRVQKDLDPHEASSREEALQAAYCSLLQGLSLGPPPTAGGEKQSVLEFFRRTKCDPPVEDCVTTMEGKHRCALRIVGELTFHSTEAAPKKQQAEHCAAKEALRRLNGVLSGVLGGDIGRAGPNYKGKLQELLVKHGGGAKPEYKNTEANKIRTGAAASQMTGETAAVGTTLQGDKLSVTTETTPDDSGPPPSKRSAGGEMEEIRRCLALWSLQPPCVVCEDVSVEQLCEWMVEVRLDRHAFRNQTLFSSKKEAIRWSCHSLGTAGDIFQPGTDESKSTAVVKTFFLQRSFPLPVEEVAEPEKGRFCCNLKDITCVFTYRGEGSSEAAACQSAYQRALSRLAPFIGYCGPVAPPSSTADAKQRLSNLLEGTALTSVNSALSETQYRISAQLRFSGYSMETEGQDSRKATRAQLSQRLLGLLGEDEMDSTASVRNVLDEWFAKKGLEKPGFEYTNDKFGTKVTFSAPLICSYKEWQASREKAKKKLIDELQRRVKYFCDGSTN, from the exons ATGCCCCGTGGAAATATGGACCACACCGCTGTGGACCAATTTGACATCTCGGCCTTCCTCAATCTCATGTCCCAATGCAGCTACTTTTCCAAGTTTGTGAAGCCCAAAACTCTTATCACACAG gtGACCAACGTGAGGAACCAGGTGATGCACTCGGCTGACTTCCGGGTGGAGAAGAGGGAGTTAGAATCTTACCTAGGGCGAATCAAAGACCTGGGCCAGGCTCTGAAAACACACTACCCCAAATTCAGTGAGCTGACAGAGGAGAtcgaacag CTCCAGAATACAGACTTCAGTTTTATCATGAGCTGTGTCGGGAAGAAGATTGCACTTGCGGCAGATAAGATCCCAGAGAGCATGCTGAAACTCCAGAACTTTCTGAGTCTGGAACAACAGATACTGAAGGAAAAGTTGGAGTGTCTGTCCCAACGCtatgaagaggacagagagacagcccttact CTGGAGGAGTTGCAGTGTGTGAGGGTGTTTCTGGAGGGGAACAATGACCTGCAGGAGAGCCTGGCGCCACAGtgggagagactgacagaggtgCAGGAAAGAGTGGACACACTCACTGTCAGAGTGGACACACTGGAgaggaacacacgcacacacg ATCCTGAGTTCAGTACTGACATCCTCAAATATAAGAACCATCTGTATGAAGAGGCCAGGAGGCAAGGGTGGCCTGAGCCTGTCTTCTCAGAGATAAAGGAAGCCCTCG GTTACAGGGGTCGTGTGCAGGTGAGAGGTCAGACATTTGAAGGTGTTCAGGTGTGCCCAAAGTCGAAGACAGCGCACCAGGAAGTGGCTAAACTGGCCCTGAGCCAGCTAGCCAAGGACAGTGCTAGCCTGAGTGAGCTAGCCAATGACACAGAGGAGGGAGAGGCATCCAGTAGCCAGACGGACCAACCACAAAGCCTCTCATGCACAG GCCCTGTGTTCTTTGGTAGTGTCACTGTGGTCCTTAAAACTGACATCACCTCTGGAGAGGGGCATTCTGGAATGACAGAGGCTGTTCAGTCTGCCTACAAGAAACTAGCTCTCCTGTTGGATCTACCAGAATCAG CTTCCTCCTATAAGGATGTGGTCCTGGAGCACTGTCATACGCGGGATGTCCCACCCCCAGAGGAGGCTGTCCAATCTGATGCAGAGGAGAAGACCTACCAATGCACTCTTCGATTCACTGGACCAATCACCTTCTATGTCCCAG AGGGTTCCAGCAAAAAGAAACAGGCATGTCAGCAGGCAGCTAAAGTGGCCCTCCAGCGGCTGTCCGGAGTCCTCGGCAGTAAGGAAGTGATGGGAGGGAACTACGTGAGCACCCTGAAAGAGCTGCTGGAGGCTCAGACCCCACAACTGGACAAGCCTGCGTATGATGTCACAGACAGAGGAAGGGGAGCGGGGGAGGTcactgagaggggggggggagtggagGAACGTGGAGGGGTGACAAGTGGGGGGGGGATAGGCAAGAAGGAGAAAGGAGTGGGGTCAAGCGAAGGTGAGGGCTGCCCTCACCTCCCACTAGCTCCCATGATACATAGCGTGCAGCCCCCCGAGAGTCAGGTGGTCCCAGTGTCACTCATGGAAACCTTGGTTACTATGAACCCCATGGCTACCACAGTCACCATGGTTGCCATGCATACCACAGCCCCCATAAATACCACAATTACCATGGAGACCCAGGGGGGAGGGGCCTCAGAGTCAGACCCCAACCAAGCCACACCCACCCTCCCAGAGGAGAGCAGCGTCTCTTCAG ATGGCCGGGGGTTCGTTATGTGTGTGGCGGTACGTGTGCAGAAGGACCTCGACCCACACGAGGCCTCCTCTCGAGAGGAGGCGCTACAGGCAGCCTACTGCAGTCTGCTCCAGGGCCTGTCCCTGGGTCCGCCGCCTACAGCAG GTGGTGAGAAGCAGAGTGTGTTGGAGTTCTTCAGACGGACAAAGTGTGACCCCCCAGTGGAGGACTGTGTAACAACTATGGAGGGAAAGCACAGATGCGCTCTAAGAATCGTAGGCGAGCTCACCTTCCACAGcacag agGCGGCCCCCAAAAAGCAGCAGGCAGAGCATTGCGCCGCTAAGGAGGCCCTGAGGCGTCTGAATGGGGTCCTGAGTGGGGTTTTGGGCGGAGACATCGGCAGAGCGGGTCCAAACTACAAGGGTAAACTCCAGGAGTTGCTGgtcaagcatggaggaggagccaAGCCAGAGTACAAAAATACTGAGGCTAACAAGATCAGAACAGGAGCCG CTGCAAGTCAGATGACCGGGGAAACTGCTGCTGTTGGCACTACTCTACAGGGTGACAAGTTGTCAGTTACCACGGAGACGACACCTGACGATTCCGGCCCGCCTCCGTCTAAGAGATCTgcagggggagagatggaag aaatCCGGCGGTGTCTGGCACTGTGGAGTCTGCAGCCcccgtgtgtggtgtgtgaggaTGTGTCTGTGGAGCAGTTGTGTGAGTGGATGGTGGAGGTCCGACTAGACCGCCACGCCTTCCGGAACCAGACCCTGTTCAGCTCTAAGAAAGAGGCTATCCGCTGGTCCTGCCACAGCCTGGGTACAGCAGGGGATATCTTCCAGCCTGGCACCG aCGAGAGTAAGTCCACGGCGGTGGTGAAGACTTTTTTCCTGCAGCGGTCGTTCCCGTTGCCTGTGGAGGAAGTAGCAGAACCAGAGAAGGGCAGGTTCTGCTGCAATCTCAAAGACATCACCTGTGTCTTCACTTACCGTGGAGAGG GTTCCAGTGAGGCTGCAGCATGTCAGTCGGCCTACCAGAGGGCGCTGTCTCGTCTTGCTCCTTTCATTGGCTACTGTGGTCCTGTGGCCCCACCCAGCAGCACTGCGGATGCGAAGCAAAGGCTCAGCAATCTGTTGGAGGGGACAGCCCTTACATCTGTGAACTCCGCCCTTTCAGAAACTCAGTACAGAATCTCCGCCCAGCTTAGGTTCTCGGG GTACAGCATGGAGACTGAAGGACAGGACAGTAGGAAAGCTACCAGAGCCCAACTCAGCCAGCGCTTACTGGGCCTACTTGGGGAGGATGAGATGG ACTCCACAGCCTCGGTGAGGAACGTTCTAGATGAGTGGTTTGCGAAGAAAGGTCTGGAGAAACCTGGATTTGAGTACACTAATGACAAGTTTGGGACAAAAGTCACCTTCTCTGCCCCTCTCATCTGCTCCTACAAAG AGTGGCAAGCCAGCCGGGAGAAAGCGAAGAAGAAATTAATCGATGAACTGCAGAGGCGGGTCAAATACTTTTGTGACGGAAGCACCAACTGA
- the LOC139376274 gene encoding uncharacterized protein CXorf38 homolog isoform X1: MVHEELSARLNDGGYKNWLKAGYCLLKLREGLHPFTDTEMRSFHGNLVTRNPGLRRPCRSGCRPKGNQLYSVCVVCTEWRNVILRHHTNPRGVVNWGNCRPPLWNQDHWELAKAYMPRGQAGVKGAELCDASALLNLLNFCSHFNYVDQHCVREVIRCRNELMHSCEMRVCDQWMRRYQVSIQQLLQQFTHLPEVNAAGQQILEMLAVDLSVLVPGVDRVDGSLSEGVEPESISQWEADLLRERLQELLTDTDTQDTEELLRLRDFLLANRDLSDQFSSELQTITSMETQMGRRGEGGGNEVETPE; this comes from the exons ATGGTACACGAAGAGTTGAGCGCTCGTCTGAACGATGGCGGGTATAAGAACTGGCTCAAAGCGGGGTACTGTCTCCTCAAACTGCGGGAGGGGTTGCACCCTTTCACCgatactgagatgagatccttcCACGGAAATCTAGTCACTAGGAACCCGGGTCTGCGGCGGCCATGTCGGAGCGGGTGCAGACCCAAAGGGAATCAG ctgtactctgtgtgtgtggtgtgtacagAGTGGAGGAACGTGATCCTGAGGCACCACACAAACCCCAGGGGGGTGGTGAATTGGGGGAATTGCAGACCCCCACTCTGGAACCAGGACCACTGGGAACTGGccaag GCCTACATGCCGCGGGGTCAAGCTGGGGTTAAGGGGGCGGAGCTGTGTGATGCGTCCGCACTGCTCAACCTCCTCAACTTCTGCTCCCACTTCAACTACGTGGACCAGCACTGTGTCAGAGAG GTTATCAGGTGTAGGAACGAGTTGATGCACTCCTGTGAGATGCGAGTGTGTGACCAGTGGATGAGGCGCTACCAGGTCAGCATACAGCAGCTCCTACAGCAATTCACACACCTACCAGAAGTGAATGCAGCCGGACAACAGATACTAGAG ATGCTGGCTGTTGATTTGTCGGTGTTAGTTCCTGGTGTGGACCGAGTGGACGGTTCCTTGTCGGAGGGGGTGGAGCCTGAGTCTATCAGCCAATGGGAAGCGGACTTGCTGAGAGAGAGGCTGCAGGAGCTGCttactgacacagacacacag GACACTGAGGAGTTGCTGAGACTGAGGGATTTCCTCCTGGCCAACAGAGACTTGAGTGACCAGTTCTCCTCTGAACTCCAGACCATCACATCAATGGAGACACagatggggagaaggggagaagggggagggaatgAAGTGGAGACACCTGAGTAA
- the LOC139376274 gene encoding uncharacterized protein CXorf38 homolog isoform X2, with translation MVHEELSARLNDGGYKNWLKAGYCLLKLREGLHPFTDTEMRSFHGNLVTRNPGLRRPCRSGCRPKGNQLYSVCVVCTEWRNVILRHHTNPRGVVNWGNCRPPLWNQDHWELAKAYMPRGQAGVKGAELCDASALLNLLNFCSHFNYVDQHCVREVIRCRNELMHSCEMRVCDQWMRRYQMLAVDLSVLVPGVDRVDGSLSEGVEPESISQWEADLLRERLQELLTDTDTQDTEELLRLRDFLLANRDLSDQFSSELQTITSMETQMGRRGEGGGNEVETPE, from the exons ATGGTACACGAAGAGTTGAGCGCTCGTCTGAACGATGGCGGGTATAAGAACTGGCTCAAAGCGGGGTACTGTCTCCTCAAACTGCGGGAGGGGTTGCACCCTTTCACCgatactgagatgagatccttcCACGGAAATCTAGTCACTAGGAACCCGGGTCTGCGGCGGCCATGTCGGAGCGGGTGCAGACCCAAAGGGAATCAG ctgtactctgtgtgtgtggtgtgtacagAGTGGAGGAACGTGATCCTGAGGCACCACACAAACCCCAGGGGGGTGGTGAATTGGGGGAATTGCAGACCCCCACTCTGGAACCAGGACCACTGGGAACTGGccaag GCCTACATGCCGCGGGGTCAAGCTGGGGTTAAGGGGGCGGAGCTGTGTGATGCGTCCGCACTGCTCAACCTCCTCAACTTCTGCTCCCACTTCAACTACGTGGACCAGCACTGTGTCAGAGAG GTTATCAGGTGTAGGAACGAGTTGATGCACTCCTGTGAGATGCGAGTGTGTGACCAGTGGATGAGGCGCTACCAG ATGCTGGCTGTTGATTTGTCGGTGTTAGTTCCTGGTGTGGACCGAGTGGACGGTTCCTTGTCGGAGGGGGTGGAGCCTGAGTCTATCAGCCAATGGGAAGCGGACTTGCTGAGAGAGAGGCTGCAGGAGCTGCttactgacacagacacacag GACACTGAGGAGTTGCTGAGACTGAGGGATTTCCTCCTGGCCAACAGAGACTTGAGTGACCAGTTCTCCTCTGAACTCCAGACCATCACATCAATGGAGACACagatggggagaaggggagaagggggagggaatgAAGTGGAGACACCTGAGTAA